From Synechococcus sp. UW69, the proteins below share one genomic window:
- a CDS encoding Ycf66 family protein codes for MVNASLNWASIVGIVLAVGGALLYFMRTFKPALARDYDVFFAAIGLLCGGILFFQGWRLDPILQFGQFLLAGTTVFFAYESVRLRGVATEQARRSAYFDDEPAPDRGDGPGGLRGGWDDGYDRFDEPQPVRRRFSGRGDDPEERPEEEFYRPRRTSRAAIPEEAASRRSMGRIPTDSGWEQDSERSRRMARFRAGEARDEQRPDFGSRRSERDDQRRGSRPTGRSERPAGEPAPSGAEDAAFSPSRSASLNRGRPGANPVATTESRRSAEPPLASNRPTSSRQPPRSSRPSSGSPRDNSSRFDD; via the coding sequence TTGGTTAACGCCAGTCTCAACTGGGCCAGCATCGTCGGCATCGTGTTGGCCGTCGGCGGAGCTCTGCTCTATTTCATGCGGACGTTCAAACCAGCCCTGGCTCGGGACTACGACGTCTTCTTCGCAGCGATTGGACTGCTTTGCGGAGGCATCCTCTTTTTCCAGGGATGGCGTCTTGACCCGATTTTGCAGTTCGGCCAATTCCTCTTAGCGGGTACAACCGTTTTCTTCGCTTACGAAAGCGTGCGCTTGCGCGGAGTCGCCACCGAGCAAGCGCGGCGTTCCGCCTATTTCGATGACGAGCCCGCCCCTGATCGTGGCGATGGTCCTGGTGGACTGCGCGGGGGCTGGGATGACGGCTACGACCGTTTCGATGAACCCCAGCCGGTGCGGCGGCGTTTCTCCGGCCGCGGCGACGACCCTGAAGAGCGACCTGAAGAGGAGTTCTACAGACCGCGCCGCACCAGCCGCGCCGCGATCCCTGAAGAGGCAGCCAGCCGTCGCTCCATGGGTCGCATCCCAACGGATTCCGGCTGGGAACAAGACAGTGAACGCTCCCGCCGCATGGCCCGCTTCCGGGCCGGAGAAGCCCGTGATGAGCAACGCCCCGATTTCGGATCCAGACGATCGGAGCGGGACGATCAACGCCGCGGCAGCCGTCCTACGGGCCGCTCTGAACGTCCTGCCGGCGAACCCGCCCCTTCCGGCGCTGAGGATGCCGCCTTCAGTCCCAGCCGCAGCGCATCACTGAACCGGGGACGTCCCGGAGCCAACCCGGTTGCGACAACAGAGTCGAGGCGTTCTGCTGAACCGCCGCTGGCCTCGAACCGCCCGACCAGTAGCCGTCAACCCCCCCGCAGCTCAAGGCCGTCTTCCGGCAGCCCTCGGGACAACAGCTCCCGCTTTGACGACTGA
- a CDS encoding histidine triad nucleotide-binding protein: MADDTIFGKILRGEIPCDEVYSDEQCLAFRDVAPQAPVHVLVIPRKPIESLRSGAAEDAPLLGHLLLVAARVAKQEGLDDFRTVINSGAGAGQTVFHLHVHVIGGRSLAWPPG; this comes from the coding sequence ATGGCAGACGACACGATCTTCGGCAAGATCCTTCGCGGCGAGATTCCGTGCGATGAGGTCTATAGCGATGAGCAGTGCCTGGCCTTTCGGGATGTCGCCCCCCAGGCACCGGTTCATGTGCTGGTGATTCCCCGCAAGCCGATCGAGAGCCTGCGCTCCGGTGCTGCAGAGGATGCTCCCCTGCTGGGCCATCTGCTGCTGGTCGCTGCTCGGGTCGCCAAACAGGAGGGGCTGGACGACTTCCGCACGGTGATCAACAGCGGTGCCGGTGCTGGCCAGACGGTGTTTCACCTTCATGTGCATGTGATCGGTGGGCGTTCTCTGGCCTGGCCCCCCGGCTGA
- a CDS encoding ABC transporter ATP-binding protein/permease — MTHQLQNLRDQAAKLRRLSQPYFFPYTEDNGWQFIGLLVSLLFCVAGIVLFLVTGLMNGLSWLLPQLTGQYLGGVQSSLAMLWSRGWGTGISALFVLGAVVFASVRGQLRHRRWLPWLFLGLIILMLLSVNGINAGITFIARDLTNALISKDGDASYRNLWVYGACFAVALPIRSLQFYFTQKLGLFWREWLSLSLVDDYLRDRAYYVLNPNDEAATNVDNPDQRISEDVRDFTAQALGFALNIFDSILTFSLNILILYSVSEGLTFALLAYAAAISVLMIVAGRKLVRLNNFQLRFEADYRYGLVRVRDNAESIAFYAGEQQEAKEVTRRLATVVENFNLLIVWEVLLRVLQRSSIYASNFIPYLILAAPILAGEMDYGGFAQANVAYNLVEGSLFFIVYNIEALARFSASINRLEGFQSNISNLDREEWSDFAPRIVPSDRLALQGVTVKTPRTDNVLVRDLSFSLDTSEGLLVVGPSGCGKTSLLRVVSGLWGSPTGTVYSPGQGDLLFIPQKPYMALGSLREQLCYPLDQARFSDEQLRAVLDQVMLAKLLQRYPDLDIKQDWPRLLSLGEQQRLAFARLLLNSPKVVVLDEATSALDVDTESRLYALLREREVAFISVGHRPTLKEFHDTVLELSGDRDWRLIPATSYDFERS; from the coding sequence ATGACCCACCAGCTTCAGAACCTGCGGGATCAGGCCGCCAAGCTGCGTCGACTTTCGCAGCCCTACTTCTTTCCATACACCGAAGACAACGGTTGGCAGTTCATCGGACTTCTGGTGAGCCTGCTGTTCTGTGTGGCCGGGATCGTGCTGTTCCTGGTCACCGGGCTGATGAATGGGCTGTCCTGGCTGCTGCCGCAGTTGACCGGTCAGTACCTCGGTGGCGTCCAGTCCTCCCTGGCCATGCTCTGGTCCCGTGGATGGGGGACGGGCATCAGTGCCCTGTTCGTGCTGGGGGCTGTGGTGTTCGCCTCCGTGCGGGGCCAGCTGCGGCACCGCCGCTGGCTGCCTTGGCTGTTTCTCGGTTTGATCATCCTGATGCTGTTGAGTGTGAACGGCATCAATGCCGGCATCACATTCATCGCTAGGGATCTCACCAATGCGTTGATCTCCAAGGACGGGGATGCGTCCTACCGCAATCTCTGGGTTTATGGCGCCTGTTTTGCGGTTGCCCTGCCGATTCGCAGTCTGCAGTTTTATTTCACCCAGAAGCTGGGTCTGTTCTGGCGGGAATGGTTGTCGCTGAGTTTGGTGGACGACTACCTCCGGGATCGGGCGTATTACGTCCTCAACCCCAACGATGAGGCGGCCACCAACGTTGATAACCCTGATCAGCGCATTTCAGAGGATGTTCGTGATTTCACGGCTCAAGCCCTTGGCTTCGCACTCAATATCTTTGATTCGATTCTCACCTTTTCTCTCAATATCCTCATCCTTTATTCGGTGAGTGAGGGCTTGACTTTCGCTCTGTTGGCCTACGCCGCTGCTATTTCGGTCTTGATGATTGTTGCCGGTCGCAAGCTGGTGCGTCTGAACAATTTTCAGTTGCGTTTCGAAGCGGATTACCGCTATGGCCTTGTTCGGGTAAGGGATAACGCCGAATCGATTGCTTTCTATGCAGGTGAACAGCAGGAAGCCAAGGAGGTGACGCGTCGCTTGGCCACTGTTGTTGAGAACTTCAATCTACTGATCGTCTGGGAGGTGTTGCTGCGTGTGCTGCAGCGTTCCAGCATCTACGCCAGTAATTTCATCCCTTATCTGATTCTTGCTGCGCCGATTCTGGCCGGTGAGATGGATTACGGCGGCTTCGCTCAGGCGAATGTTGCTTACAACCTGGTTGAGGGATCGCTCTTCTTCATTGTCTACAACATCGAAGCGCTGGCCCGATTCTCGGCATCAATTAACCGGCTGGAAGGTTTCCAGTCGAATATCTCGAACCTGGATCGTGAGGAGTGGAGTGATTTCGCTCCGCGGATTGTGCCGTCCGACCGTTTGGCGCTTCAAGGGGTCACGGTCAAAACACCGCGGACCGACAACGTGCTGGTGCGCGATCTCAGCTTTTCGCTCGACACCTCTGAAGGCTTGCTTGTGGTCGGGCCCTCTGGCTGTGGCAAGACCTCATTGCTGCGGGTTGTGAGTGGGTTATGGGGATCGCCGACAGGCACTGTGTATTCCCCAGGGCAGGGGGACCTTCTGTTCATTCCGCAGAAGCCTTATATGGCTCTGGGATCGCTCCGCGAACAGCTCTGTTACCCATTGGATCAGGCTCGTTTCAGCGATGAACAGCTGCGGGCCGTTCTGGATCAGGTGATGCTCGCGAAATTGCTGCAGCGTTACCCCGACCTCGATATCAAGCAGGACTGGCCGCGGTTGCTCTCTTTGGGAGAACAGCAGCGGCTGGCGTTTGCCAGGTTGTTGCTGAATTCCCCCAAGGTCGTGGTGCTTGATGAAGCCACCAGTGCCTTGGATGTCGACACTGAATCCCGTCTTTATGCGCTGCTGCGCGAACGCGAGGTGGCTTTCATCAGCGTTGGTCACCGGCCGACCTTGAAGGAGTTCCATGACACCGTTCTCGAGTTGAGTGGAGATCGCGACTGGCGGCTGATCCCGGCGACCAGCTATGACTTCGAACGTTCCTGA
- a CDS encoding YggT family protein, translating to MSFVTPLLLQVLPVVHLLLGLLLAAWTLAFLLRIVLTWYPQVDLNQGAWPVVAWPTEPVLAVSRRVISPIGGVDVTPVIWVGLISLVRELLVGQQGLLSQILMHAQAAA from the coding sequence TTGAGCTTTGTGACGCCGCTGCTGCTGCAGGTCCTGCCAGTTGTTCATCTTCTCCTTGGTCTGCTGTTAGCAGCCTGGACCCTGGCGTTCCTGCTTCGCATCGTGCTCACTTGGTACCCCCAGGTGGACCTGAACCAAGGCGCTTGGCCCGTGGTGGCCTGGCCGACGGAGCCTGTTCTGGCGGTTAGCCGCCGCGTGATCTCCCCGATTGGTGGGGTCGATGTCACCCCCGTGATCTGGGTTGGATTGATCAGCCTCGTGCGTGAGTTGCTCGTTGGTCAGCAGGGGCTTCTGTCCCAAATTCTGATGCACGCTCAGGCGGCAGCCTGA
- a CDS encoding YifB family Mg chelatase-like AAA ATPase, with the protein MLARCLSASLQGLEARPVVVEVDLAPGLPGVQLVGLPDKAIQESRERVRSALRNSGFRGPLVRVVINLAPADLRKEGPSFDLPIALALLVASGQLARPQLDGLWCAGELGLDGSLRPCRGVIALADQAHQQQARALVIPPANASEASLIEGLPIHTAPNLRELVLQLKGEQPWPVIGCSGSRASGRINSPEPSPSIETSLASRGLALSAAGGHHLLLVGPPGCGKTRLAHHLPHLLPPLSRKEALTITRIHSIAGHLHDIDHLQQQRPFRSPHHSCSAAALLGGGRSPRPGELSLAHGGVLFLDELAEFPRTVLDQLRQPLEEGAVQISRSQHSTVFPALITLVAATNPCPCGWHGDRDHGCRCSISQRQRYWQRLSGPLLDRLDLQLRLERRSAKEMANVLNPHGATTASESWCSPARIQRARQRMQSRNPAGCRNGRLSAKALRQSGAIETAALDLWEQLIQQRGLSTRSSLQLLRVARTIADLNDQSSVNRNAVAEASCYRCTDLLRGPEPQ; encoded by the coding sequence ATGCTGGCACGTTGTCTCAGTGCATCACTACAAGGTCTGGAGGCCAGGCCTGTGGTGGTGGAAGTGGATCTCGCCCCAGGCCTGCCGGGCGTCCAGCTGGTGGGCCTGCCAGACAAGGCCATTCAGGAGTCGCGGGAGCGCGTCCGCTCCGCCCTGCGCAACAGCGGCTTCCGCGGCCCCCTGGTTCGCGTGGTGATCAACCTTGCTCCGGCCGATCTACGCAAGGAAGGCCCCTCCTTTGATCTCCCGATTGCCTTGGCACTGTTGGTGGCCAGCGGGCAGCTCGCCCGCCCTCAGCTGGACGGCCTCTGGTGTGCTGGCGAATTGGGTCTCGACGGCAGCCTCAGGCCCTGTCGCGGAGTGATCGCCCTCGCCGACCAGGCCCATCAGCAGCAGGCCCGAGCCCTGGTGATCCCTCCCGCCAATGCCAGCGAAGCCAGCTTGATTGAGGGGCTGCCAATCCACACCGCGCCCAACCTGCGGGAGCTGGTTCTGCAACTCAAAGGAGAGCAACCCTGGCCCGTCATCGGTTGCAGCGGCTCCCGAGCATCAGGCCGCATCAATAGCCCGGAGCCCTCGCCATCCATTGAGACAAGCCTGGCTTCACGCGGCTTGGCCCTTTCCGCTGCAGGCGGCCACCATCTCCTGCTGGTGGGTCCCCCCGGCTGCGGCAAGACCCGCCTGGCCCATCACTTGCCACACCTGCTGCCGCCCCTGAGCCGGAAGGAAGCGCTCACCATCACACGCATCCATTCGATCGCCGGACATCTCCATGACATCGATCATCTGCAGCAGCAACGCCCCTTTCGATCGCCCCATCACAGTTGCTCCGCAGCCGCCTTGCTGGGGGGAGGACGCTCGCCCCGTCCCGGCGAACTCAGCCTGGCCCACGGTGGTGTGCTCTTTCTCGATGAGCTAGCGGAATTTCCGCGAACAGTGCTGGATCAGTTGCGGCAGCCCCTGGAGGAAGGCGCCGTACAGATCAGCCGCTCCCAGCACAGCACTGTCTTCCCCGCCTTGATCACCTTGGTGGCAGCCACCAATCCCTGCCCCTGCGGATGGCATGGCGATCGCGACCATGGCTGTCGCTGCAGCATCAGCCAGCGCCAGCGGTACTGGCAGCGGCTCTCAGGCCCGCTTCTGGATCGGCTCGACCTACAACTGCGGCTCGAACGGCGCTCCGCCAAGGAGATGGCGAACGTGCTGAATCCTCACGGCGCAACGACAGCCTCCGAGTCCTGGTGCAGCCCAGCACGGATTCAACGGGCCCGCCAGCGGATGCAGAGCCGCAATCCCGCCGGCTGCCGCAATGGCCGACTGTCGGCAAAAGCGCTGCGGCAGAGCGGAGCAATCGAGACTGCGGCGCTGGATCTATGGGAACAATTGATCCAACAACGCGGCCTGAGCACCCGCAGCAGTCTTCAGCTGTTGCGGGTGGCACGGACCATTGCTGATCTGAACGATCAGTCATCTGTTAACCGCAATGCCGTGGCGGAAGCGAGCTGCTACCGCTGCACCGATCTGCTGAGGGGACCTGAACCTCAGTAG
- a CDS encoding DUF3747 domain-containing protein, with product MDVMARFRTVAAAGLALAATSVPVALAQGSLFTAVPVEMSNFVLVSAPIGQGQRSQLNIYEQRTTKRPCFAVGAGSPAMVDPLLSKFDFTGVCNRYIDGNGYSLRIGGDDLGTRYRLSVVNSGSDIELLATPTRNPSQPTLLVARAGGAASGFVQLKFEPGWTLKRRAYGKKSLGHLYVYRDSAPTP from the coding sequence ATGGACGTGATGGCACGCTTTCGAACCGTGGCTGCTGCTGGCCTAGCTCTCGCAGCGACCTCGGTACCAGTGGCCTTGGCCCAGGGCTCTCTGTTCACGGCGGTGCCCGTGGAGATGAGCAACTTTGTTCTGGTGTCGGCTCCCATCGGCCAGGGGCAACGCTCGCAGTTGAACATCTACGAACAGCGGACCACGAAACGCCCGTGTTTTGCGGTGGGTGCTGGCTCGCCGGCGATGGTGGATCCCCTGCTGTCCAAGTTTGATTTCACCGGGGTCTGCAACCGTTACATCGACGGCAACGGCTATTCCCTGCGCATCGGTGGTGATGACCTTGGCACCCGTTATCGGCTCAGCGTGGTGAACAGCGGCAGTGATATTGAGTTGCTGGCGACACCGACCCGGAATCCCTCCCAACCGACCCTGCTCGTCGCCCGGGCCGGCGGGGCCGCCAGTGGCTTTGTTCAGCTGAAGTTTGAGCCGGGGTGGACCCTGAAGCGACGGGCCTACGGCAAGAAAAGCCTGGGCCATCTCTACGTCTATCGAGACAGTGCACCGACTCCCTGA
- the psbX gene encoding photosystem II reaction center X protein, translating to MTPSLSNFLSSLVWGGVIVVVPATIALILLSQTDRLDRKL from the coding sequence ATGACCCCCTCCCTCTCCAACTTCCTGAGCAGCCTCGTTTGGGGAGGTGTGATCGTTGTTGTTCCCGCCACCATCGCGCTGATCCTGCTGAGCCAGACCGACCGTCTCGACCGCAAGCTCTGA
- a CDS encoding chlorophyll a/b-binding protein — MTSTSETPDSTSVPETSATTNDVPAFGWSGYAERVNGRFAMVGFVAVLLIEALSRDTFLHWAGLLP, encoded by the coding sequence ATGACCTCCACAAGCGAGACGCCTGATTCCACGTCTGTTCCGGAGACGTCCGCCACCACCAACGACGTACCGGCATTCGGTTGGAGTGGATATGCCGAGCGCGTGAACGGCCGTTTCGCCATGGTCGGTTTTGTCGCGGTGCTCTTGATCGAGGCCCTCAGCCGCGACACCTTTCTGCACTGGGCGGGGTTGCTGCCCTGA
- a CDS encoding prolyl oligopeptidase family serine peptidase — protein MGAVPLSAQHAVGRLPGLKEPVLVSGPDATVWLIWLEQRPQERGRTTALIRRFGDSEADPLELTPAPSNLRSRVHDYGGGVLATAVEQDRLILSWIDSGCVWRQDWRLPKTNTDHPTPLAAAERLSREGDWALADGVLDLPRQRWIGIREVEGRDELVSLALSGADQTPLLLHQPADFAGYGCLSPDGQRFAWVEWQQPAMPWDSSSLWCAGFSDTGGLLQPRQLAGGDGISVFQPQWLSDGQLLVAEDSTGWWNLMLQPSADSDWERPWPMAAETAMPQWIYGMSTTAWDGEQLIAAVCSRGAWSLQRLSLDGSVQPLPQPFDDLAGLNACHGRAVAVASNGTSVAGLLELDLRPATALWSHSPAIPAPLAAEEISVAEPLWFNGHQGERTHAWYYPPSSKPPGAAPLLVKSHSGPTAMARRGLSLAIQYWTSRGWGVVDVNYGGSTGFGRDYRERLNGGWGVVDVADCAAAARALIDSGRADPDKIAIEGGSAGGFTTLAALCFTDVFQAGACRYAVCDLTAMAEDTHRFEARYCDGLVGAWPTERHLYEKRSPLLHADQIRCPVLFFQGLKDKVVPPEQTERMAEALRSNGIPVEVRLFDDEGHGFRNQSTQIQVLEETEAFFRRQLGLAEQRI, from the coding sequence ATGGGAGCCGTTCCGTTATCCGCGCAGCATGCCGTCGGCCGTTTGCCGGGGCTCAAGGAACCGGTACTGGTCAGCGGACCCGATGCAACGGTGTGGCTGATCTGGCTGGAGCAACGTCCCCAGGAACGGGGCCGCACCACAGCCTTGATTCGCCGTTTCGGCGATTCCGAAGCGGACCCTCTGGAGCTGACGCCGGCCCCCAGCAACCTGCGCAGTCGCGTACATGACTACGGCGGCGGGGTGCTCGCCACTGCTGTGGAGCAGGACAGGCTGATCCTGAGCTGGATCGACAGCGGCTGCGTCTGGCGTCAGGACTGGCGCCTGCCAAAGACCAACACAGACCATCCCACCCCCCTGGCGGCAGCCGAACGGCTCAGCCGGGAGGGCGACTGGGCGCTGGCGGATGGCGTGCTCGATCTGCCCAGGCAGCGCTGGATCGGAATCCGTGAAGTCGAGGGCCGTGACGAGCTGGTGAGCCTGGCGTTGAGCGGGGCCGATCAGACCCCGTTGCTGCTGCACCAACCGGCGGACTTTGCCGGCTATGGATGCTTGAGCCCCGATGGCCAGCGCTTCGCCTGGGTGGAATGGCAGCAACCCGCCATGCCCTGGGACAGCAGCAGTCTCTGGTGCGCGGGGTTCAGCGACACGGGCGGGCTGCTCCAGCCCCGTCAGTTGGCCGGGGGCGACGGCATCTCGGTGTTTCAACCCCAGTGGCTGTCCGACGGACAGTTGCTTGTGGCGGAAGACAGCACGGGTTGGTGGAATCTGATGCTCCAACCCAGCGCCGATTCCGACTGGGAAAGGCCCTGGCCGATGGCCGCTGAAACAGCCATGCCCCAATGGATCTATGGGATGAGCACCACGGCTTGGGATGGCGAACAGCTGATTGCAGCCGTGTGCAGCCGCGGGGCCTGGTCGTTGCAACGGCTCAGTCTGGATGGAAGCGTGCAGCCGTTGCCGCAGCCCTTTGATGATCTGGCGGGATTGAATGCCTGCCACGGCCGCGCCGTGGCCGTGGCCAGCAACGGCACCAGCGTGGCCGGACTGCTGGAACTCGACCTGCGACCGGCGACCGCCCTCTGGAGCCACAGCCCTGCCATACCAGCACCCTTAGCGGCAGAAGAGATCAGCGTGGCCGAACCGCTGTGGTTCAACGGCCACCAAGGGGAACGCACCCATGCCTGGTACTACCCCCCCAGCAGCAAACCACCAGGGGCAGCCCCACTGCTGGTGAAAAGCCACAGCGGACCAACGGCCATGGCCCGCCGCGGCCTCAGCCTGGCGATCCAGTACTGGACCTCCCGTGGCTGGGGCGTGGTGGATGTGAATTACGGCGGCTCAACGGGGTTCGGCCGGGATTACCGGGAACGGCTGAACGGTGGCTGGGGGGTGGTGGATGTGGCCGACTGCGCCGCAGCAGCCCGGGCCTTGATCGACTCCGGTCGCGCTGATCCCGACAAGATCGCCATCGAAGGTGGGAGTGCTGGCGGGTTCACCACCCTGGCGGCTCTGTGTTTTACCGATGTGTTCCAGGCCGGTGCCTGCCGCTATGCAGTGTGTGATCTCACCGCCATGGCCGAAGACACCCACCGGTTTGAGGCGCGCTACTGCGATGGTCTGGTGGGGGCATGGCCAACGGAACGTCATCTCTATGAGAAGCGATCGCCCCTGCTACATGCGGATCAAATTCGCTGTCCGGTGCTGTTCTTCCAGGGGTTAAAAGACAAGGTGGTGCCTCCGGAACAGACCGAGCGCATGGCCGAAGCCCTGCGCAGCAACGGCATACCGGTGGAGGTGCGGCTCTTCGACGACGAAGGCCATGGCTTCCGCAACCAGAGCACCCAGATCCAGGTTTTGGAAGAGACCGAAGCCTTTTTCCGACGTCAATTGGGCTTGGCGGAGCAACGGATCTGA
- the def gene encoding peptide deformylase → MAGSFAELARQADKSRDTMLVPKTALETPPLEIHTLGDEVLRKSARRIGKVNEQVRELARDMLRSMYTAKGIGLAAPQVGIHQQLLVIDLDLENAATPPLVLINPEISAASAGLDTYEEGCLSIPGVYLDVVRPTAIEVSFRDEMGRPRKMKADGLMARCIQHEMDHLNGVLFVDRVTDEDGLQKELKEKGFERQHVRSVA, encoded by the coding sequence TTGGCAGGAAGCTTTGCAGAGTTGGCCCGTCAGGCCGACAAGTCGCGGGACACGATGCTGGTCCCCAAAACCGCCCTTGAAACTCCGCCGTTGGAGATTCACACCCTGGGCGATGAAGTCCTGCGAAAGTCGGCGCGTCGCATCGGCAAGGTGAATGAGCAGGTGCGGGAGCTAGCCCGCGACATGCTGCGCAGCATGTACACCGCTAAGGGCATCGGTCTGGCGGCACCTCAGGTGGGGATCCATCAGCAGCTGCTCGTGATTGATCTCGACTTGGAGAATGCGGCCACACCGCCTCTGGTGTTGATCAATCCGGAAATCAGTGCGGCCAGTGCCGGGCTCGATACCTATGAGGAGGGCTGCCTCAGCATTCCTGGGGTGTATCTCGATGTGGTGCGCCCGACGGCGATTGAAGTGAGCTTTCGCGATGAGATGGGTCGGCCCCGCAAGATGAAAGCCGATGGATTGATGGCCCGCTGCATTCAGCATGAGATGGACCATCTCAATGGCGTGTTGTTCGTCGATCGCGTCACCGATGAAGACGGTCTGCAGAAAGAGCTCAAGGAGAAGGGCTTCGAGCGCCAACATGTTCGGAGCGTCGCCTGA
- the accC gene encoding acetyl-CoA carboxylase biotin carboxylase subunit → MPIGKVLIANRGEIALRIIRSCRELGIATVAVYSSVDKDALHVQLADEAVCVGEALSSKSYLNIPNILAAATSRGADAIHPGYGFLAENDKFAEMCRDHGLTFVGPSPHAIRSMGDKSTAKTTMQSVGVPTVPGSEGLLSSTNQAAALAEEMGYPVMIKATAGGGGRGMRLVPDASQLESLYKAAQGEAEAAFGNPGLYMEKFIDRPRHVEVQVLADRHGNVVHLGERDCSIQRRHQKLLEEAPSPALDPELRLRMGEAAVAAARSIHYEGAGTVEFLLDRSGGFYFMEMNTRIQVEHPVTEMVTGVDLIAEQLRIAGGEPISVRQEEIQLTGHAIECRINAEDARHNFRPAPGRITGWLPPGGPGVRVDSHVYTGYDIPPFYDSLIGKLIVWGKDRDHAMTRMKRALNECAVTGIPTTVEFHLEMLDRPEFINGDIHTKFVEQEMLP, encoded by the coding sequence ATGCCCATCGGCAAAGTGCTGATCGCCAACCGCGGCGAGATTGCTCTCCGAATCATTCGGAGTTGCCGCGAGCTCGGCATTGCCACCGTGGCGGTTTACAGCTCAGTCGACAAAGACGCACTCCACGTTCAGCTCGCGGATGAAGCGGTTTGCGTCGGCGAGGCGCTGAGCAGCAAGAGCTACCTCAACATCCCCAACATCCTGGCGGCGGCCACCTCCCGCGGCGCTGACGCCATCCATCCCGGCTACGGCTTTCTGGCCGAGAACGACAAGTTTGCCGAGATGTGCCGTGATCACGGCCTCACCTTCGTGGGACCGTCACCCCACGCGATTCGCTCGATGGGGGACAAGTCGACCGCCAAAACGACGATGCAATCGGTGGGTGTTCCCACGGTTCCCGGCAGCGAAGGTCTGCTCAGCAGCACGAACCAGGCGGCGGCCCTTGCCGAGGAGATGGGCTACCCCGTGATGATCAAGGCCACCGCCGGCGGTGGCGGACGCGGCATGCGGCTCGTGCCGGACGCCAGTCAGCTGGAAAGCCTGTACAAGGCGGCCCAAGGCGAAGCGGAAGCAGCCTTTGGCAACCCTGGGCTCTACATGGAGAAATTCATCGACCGGCCCCGCCACGTGGAAGTGCAGGTGCTGGCCGACCGCCACGGCAATGTGGTGCACCTGGGAGAACGCGACTGTTCGATTCAGCGTCGTCACCAGAAACTGCTGGAGGAGGCCCCCAGCCCGGCCCTGGATCCAGAACTGCGGCTGCGCATGGGTGAAGCCGCCGTTGCTGCTGCCCGCAGCATTCATTACGAGGGCGCTGGAACGGTGGAATTCCTGCTGGATCGCAGTGGGGGCTTCTACTTCATGGAGATGAACACCCGCATCCAAGTGGAGCATCCGGTGACCGAAATGGTCACGGGTGTTGATCTGATTGCCGAGCAGTTGCGCATCGCCGGTGGCGAACCCATCAGCGTGCGCCAGGAAGAGATCCAGCTCACCGGCCATGCGATCGAATGCCGGATCAACGCGGAGGATGCACGCCATAACTTCCGCCCCGCCCCTGGACGAATCACAGGATGGCTGCCCCCCGGGGGACCAGGCGTGCGCGTCGACAGCCACGTTTATACCGGCTACGACATCCCGCCCTTCTACGACTCCTTGATTGGCAAGCTGATCGTCTGGGGCAAAGACCGCGATCACGCCATGACCCGGATGAAACGGGCCCTAAACGAATGTGCCGTCACCGGAATCCCGACAACGGTGGAATTTCATCTCGAAATGCTGGATCGGCCTGAATTCATCAACGGCGACATCCACACCAAGTTCGTCGAGCAGGAGATGCTTCCCTGA